From the Erythrolamprus reginae isolate rEryReg1 chromosome Z, rEryReg1.hap1, whole genome shotgun sequence genome, one window contains:
- the LOC139153144 gene encoding vomeronasal type-2 receptor 26-like produces MNGTRKGTLSLVGWYPCVLTKFYQHVLSLVFAVKEINENPKILSNITLGFHIHDSYYNPMMTYRTTLDLLFRSQKFVPNYKCDTRKNLISVIGGLTSETSSYMAELIQFYKIPQLTYGSFAPKDILSSDVPLYYSMVPNESSQYIGIIRLLQHFGWRWVGLFAIDNRHGEYFLQIMESLFSQHGICSACTQRIPYLTHWDNLSDMFHIGEKIYKHIADEKTKTFITCGESLTIAWIINTIFTFDPRDEQTSLGKVWIMTAQITYLLTGMQRKWDRQGLDGAIFFTIHSKDIPGFKEFLKFIRPPWIKDDRFFPLFWEQVFDCSLPTHTLSLLDNDICTGRERVKDIPGALFELEPSGHSYSIYNAVYVLAQTLHAVSLLRSNYRHFWRRKSSDYEHSQPWQLHQFLKGMKFNNSLGENLMFYDQKKMEGGFDITNIAFFPNSTYQRVKVGTVNPEILKGKELDINEDTIVWHRSFNQVLPISLCNKYCRRGYQKRKKEGEKFCCYDCVPCPEGKISKEIDTVACFQCPDDHYANHKKDGCIRKTISFLSYEEPLGLILTTVATLFFLTTTWVLGTFIKHKDSPIVKANNRDLTYILLISLLFCFLCPLLFIGQPGRVTCLLRQSAFGVTFSLSISCVLAKTILVSLAFKATKPGSRIRTWVGKRLAVSIVLLCSLLQTSICIVWLSTSPPFPELDTRSSIEEMVLQCNEGSVVMFYCVLSYMALLSFASFIVAFQARKLPDSFNEAKFITFSMLAFCSVWVSFVPTYLSTRGKAMVAVEIFSIMCSSAVLLGCIFSPKCYIIVFRPDLNNREQLIRRVV; encoded by the exons ATGAATGGTACCAGGAAGGGGACCTTGTCATTGGTGGGATGGTATCCATG CGTGCTAACAAAATTTTACCAGCATGTCCTTTCCTTGGTCTTTGCTGTAAAGGAAATCAATGAGAATCCAAAAATCTTGTCCAACATCACACTTGGCTTCCATATCCATGACAGCTATTATAATCCAATGATGACCTATCGGACCACCCTAGACCTCCTCTTCAGGTCACAGAAATTCGTCCCCAACTACAAATGTGACACAAGGAAGAATCTTATTTCTGTCATTGGAGGGCTCACCTCTGAAACCTCATCCTATATGGCAGAACTTATACAGTTTTACAAGATTCCACAG CTCACATACGGGTCATTTGCCCCAAAGGATATTCTTAGTTCTGACGTTCCCTTATATTATTCTATGGTTCCAAATGAGTCCTCACAATACATTGGGATCATCCGACTGCTTCAACATTTTGGGTGGAGATGGGTTGGGCTCTTTGCTATTGATAATAGGCATGGAGAATATTTTCTGCAGATCATGGAGTCTCTCTTTTCCCAGCATGGAATCTGTTCTGCTTGTACACAAAGAATCCCCTATTTAACTCACTGGGACAATTTATCTGACATGTTCCATAtaggggaaaaaatttacaagCACATAGCTGATGAAAAGACCAAGACCTTTATCACCTGTGGAGAATCTTTGACAATTGCATGGATCATTAATACTATATTCACATTTGATCCTAGAGATGAGCAGACTTCCTTGGGAAAGGTGTGGATTATGACTGCCCAGATCACTTATTTGTTAACAGGCATGCAAAGGAAATGGGATCGGCAGGGTTTGGATGGTgccattttttttacaattcaCTCCAAAGACATTCCAGGGTTCAAGGAATTCCTGAAGTTCATAAGACCGCCTTGGATTAAAGACGATAGATTTTTCCCACTTTTCTGGGAACAAGTATTTGATTGTTCATTGCCTACTCATACCTTGAGCCTTCTGGATAATGACATTTGTACTGGAAGGGAGAGAGTGAAGGATATTCCTGGAGCTCTTTTTGAGCTAGAACCATCTGGGCATAGCTATAGTATCTATAATGCGGTCTATGTATTGGCTCAAACTTTACATGCTGTTTCCTTACTTCGATCTAACTACAGGCATTTTTGGAGGCGTAAATCATCAGACTATGAACATTCACAACCATGGCAG CTGCATCAATTTCTGAAGGGCATGAAATTCAACAATTCTCTTGGAGAGAATTTGATGTTTTATGATCAAAAGAAGATGGAGGGTGGATTTGACATTACAAACATAGCTTTCTTTCCTAATTCCACTTACCAGAGAGTAAAGGTTGGAACAGTCAACCCTGAGATTCTCAAAGGAAAGGAATTAGACATAAATGAGGACACCATAGTTTGGCACAGATCGTTCAACCAG GTGCTTCCTATTTCTCTGTGTAATAAATATTGTCGTCGTGGATatcaaaaaaggaagaaggaaggggaaaaattttGCTGTTATGATTGTGTTCCCTGCCCAGAGGGAAAAATCTCCAAAGAGATAG ACACTGTTGCTTGTTTTCAATGTCCTGATGATCATTATGCAAACCATAAGAAAGATGGATGCATCAGGAAAACTATTAGCTTCTTATCCTATGAAGAACCTTTAGGACTCATTTTAACCACTGTTGCTACTTTATTTTTCCTGACTACAACATGGGTGTTGGGAACTTTTATCAAACACAAAGACAGCCCTATTgtgaaagccaacaaccgggatctGACCTACATTCTCCTCATCTCACTTCTGTTCTGCTTCCTTTGCCCTTTGCTCTTTATTGGACAACCTGGAAGAGTCACCTGTCTCCTCAGACAGTCTGCATTTGGCGTCACCTTCTCATTGTCCATATCTTGTGTGTTGGCCAAAACTATTCTTGTTTCTCTTGCCTTCAAGGCCACCAAGCCAGGATCTCGGATAAGGACATGGGTGGGGAAAAGACTGGCTGTTTCTATTGTCCTTCTCTGCTCTCTACTCCAAACAAGCATCTGTATTGTTTGGTTATCCACCTCTCCCCCGTTCCCAGAATTAGATACACGTTCATCAATTGAAGAAATGGTTCTACAATGCAATGAAGGTTCTGTTGTTATGTTTTATTGTGTCCTGAGCTATATGGCTCTGCTTTCATTTGCCAGCTTCATTGTGGCTTTCCAGGCTCGTAAACTGCCTGAcagctttaatgaagccaagttcatcacCTTCAGTATGTTGgctttctgcagtgtctgggtctcTTTTGTACCAACATATCTGAGCACCAGAGGAAAAgccatggtggctgtggagatcttctctaTCATGTGCTCTAGTGCAGTGCTTCTAGGATGTATCTTTTCCCCCAAGTGCTATATTATTGTATTTAGGCCTGATTTAAATAACAGGGAACAACTGATAAGAAGAGTTGTTTAA
- the LOC139153146 gene encoding vomeronasal type-2 receptor 26-like: protein MISQIHWCGLICWRPLLEDVLAADVLFLLMFPVIKVNALKCPEVDPFPIPHEWYQPGDLLIGGMASQNLYAFSEHSFYKHPSQELYGLPDLITKFYQHVLSLAFAVKEINENPQILANVTLGFHIYDSYNNPKMTYRTTLDLLFKLDRFLPNYKFGLQKNLLAIIGGLGSDTSSHMAEIVNLYKIPQITYGSFPTEEIDSCQLSSLYLTAPNETPQYIGIVRLLQHFGWKWIGLFAADTESGEYFLQKLEPLLSEWGICLAFTQRFPKLLCLDDLDKLSEIMLNFGTHFSDIKANTYIIYGESLTLGWFTAFVFLRDPEYKENIYLSKVWITTSQIDFMLTGAQKNWNLQIFDGAISFQIHSSENLEFKEFLQSIKPSSRHRDGFRKHFWEQAFDCSFPNSEWSSMGSQKCTGEENVDTLPSSLFELQMTGHSYSIYNGVYAVAHSLHGLLSENSNKEKLLAGKKAASLDLQPFKLHPFLQGISFNNSAGEIVSFHEKREVAEGFDIINIIVFPNKSIRRVKVGSLDPAASYGKKLSINGNLIEWNKGFNQVVPVSLCNEYCRPGYWKRKSEEKSFCCYDCVSCQHGKISSKLDTEDCSNCPENQYPSKEQDRCLNKTMNFLSSEEPLGIILASAAFLFSLMTTSVLGIFLRCRDTPIVKANNRDLSYTLLIALLLCFLSSLLFLYQPGKITCLLRQPAFGIIFSVAVSCVLAKTITVVVAFMATKPGSSMRKWLGKKMALPIVLSGCFIQAGLCILWLATSPPFPELDMNSLREIMILQCNEGSIFMFYCVLGYLCFLAIASFIVAFLARNLPDSFNEAKFITFSMVIFCSVWVSFVPTYLSTKGKAIVAVEIFSILSSSAGLLGCIFFPKCFIIVLRPRLNSRHQLIKRNC, encoded by the exons ATGATAAGTCAAATCCATTGGTGTGGGTTGATATGTTGGAGGCCTCTTTTGGAAGATGTTTTGGCTGCTGATGTATTATTCCTTTTGATGTTCCCTGTGATCAAAGTGAATGCCCTCAAGTGCCCAGAGGTTGATCCCTTTCCAATTCCACATGAATGGTATCAACCAGGTGATCTCCTCATTGGAGGGATGGCTTCACAGAATCTCTATGCCTTCAGTGAGCATTCATTTTATAAACATCCATCTCAGGAGCTATATGGACTTCCAGA TCTGATCACAAAATTCTACCAGCATGTTCTTTCCTTGGCATTTGCTGTGAAGGAGATCAATGAGAATCCACAAATTTTGGCAAATGTTACCCTTGGATTCCACATTTATGATAGCTACAATAATCCTAAAATGACCTATCGGACCACCCTGGACTTACTTTTCAAATTAGACAGATTTCTCCCCAATTATAAATTTGGACTTCAGAAAAATCTCCTGGCCATTATCGGAGGACTTGGATCAGATACTTCATCCCATATGGCAGAAATTGTCAACTTGTACAAAATTCCACAG ATCACTTATGGATCATTTCCTACAGAAGAAATTGATAGCTGTCAATTATCTTCACTTTACCTTACAGCCCCAAATGAGACACCTCAATATATCGGGATTGTTCGATTGCTTCAACATTTTGGGTGGAAATGGATTGGCCTCTTCGCTGCTGACACTGAGAGTGGAGAATACTTTTTGCAGAAACTGGAGCCCTTACTTTCTGAGTGGGGAATCTGCTTAGCTTTCACACAAAGATTTCCAAAACTTTTGTGTTTGGATGATTTGGACAAACTTAGTGAAATAATGCTTAATTTTGGTACACATTTCTCAGACATTAAAGCAAATACATATATCATCTATGGAGAATCTTTGACATTAGGGTGGTTTACAGCTTTCGTATTTCTCAGGGATCCTGAATATAAGGAGAATATATATTTAAGCAAGGTGTGGATTACTACAAGCCAAATTGATTTCATGCTAACAGGAGCCCAAAAGAATTGGAATCTCCAGATTTTTGACGGGGCCATTTCCTTTCAAATCCATTCAAGTGAAAATCTGGAATTCAAGGAATTTCTTCAGTCCATAAAACCCTCTTCAAGGCACAGAGATGGATTTCGAAAGCATTTTTGGGAGCAAGCTTTTGACTGTTCCTTTCCTAATTCTGAATGGTCTTCAATGGGAAGTCAAAAATGCACTGGTGAAGAGAATGTGGACActcttccttcatctctctttgAGTTACAAATGACTGGTCATAGTTACAGTATCTATAATGGAGTTTATGCGGTGGCTCATTCTCTGCATGGTTTGCTATCAGAAAACTCCAATAAGGAAAAGTTATTGGCGGGTAAAAAAGCTGCATCTCTGGATCTACAACCTTTTAAG CTCCATCCATTTCTTCAAGGCATTTCGTTCAACAACTCAGCAGGAGAAATAGTGTCCTTTCATGAGAAGAGGGAAGTTGCAGAAGGATTTGATATCATCAATATAATTGTGTTTCCAAATAAGTCCATCAGGAGGGTGAAAGTTGGAAGCTTAGATCCTGCTGCATCTtatggaaaaaaattgtccaTTAATGGAAATTTAATTGAGTGGAACAAAGGCTTTAATCAG GTTGTTCCAGTTTCTCTGTGCAATGAATACTGTCGTCCTGGATATTGGAAGAGAAAATCTGAAGAGAAAAGCttttgctgctatgactgtgttTCATGTCAACACGGGAAGATTTCAAGCAAGTTAG ATACAGAAGATTGTTCCAACTGTCCTGAAAATCAGTATCCAAGCAAGGAACAAGATCGATGTCTTAACAAAACAATGAATTTCCTGTCCTCTGAAGAACCTTTAGGGATCATTCTGGCCTCAGCTGCTTTTTTATTCTCCCTCATGACAACCAGTGTGCTTGGAATTTTTCTTAGATGTAGAGATACCCCCATTGTCAAGGCCAACAATCGGGACCTCAGTTATACTCTCCTTATTGCTCTTTTACTatgctttctctcttccttgttATTCCTTTATCAACCAGGGAAAAtaacctgccttctccgacaaccAGCATTcggcatcatcttctcagttgctgtttcttgTGTGTTAGCTAAAACTATTACTGTGGTTGTAGCTTTCATGGCTACTAAGCCAGGCTCTTCCATGAGAAAATGGCTTGGGAAAAAAATGGCCCTTCCCATTGTCCTTTCTGGTTGTTTTATTCAAGCAGGTCTTTGCATTCTATGGCTGGCAACTTCTCCTCCATTTCCTGAGTTAGACATGAATTCCCTTAGAGAAATCATGATTTTGCAATGCAACGAAGGCTCCATCTTCATGTTCTATTGTGTCCTGGGCTATCTGTGCTTCTTGGCCATTGCCAGCTTCATTGTGGCTTTCCTTGCCCGTAATTTACCTGATAGCTTTAACGAAGCCAAATTCATAACTTTCAGTATGGTGATCTTCTGCAGTGTATGGGTCTCCTTTGTCCCAACCTATCTGAGCACCAAAGGAAAAGCCATagtggctgtggagatcttctccatcttgtcCTCCAGTGCTGGGTTATTGGGCTGCATCTTCTTCCCAAAATGCTTTATCATTGTGTTGAGGCCAAGACTAAATAGCAGGCACCAACTAATCAAACGAAATTGTTAa